Proteins found in one Amphiura filiformis chromosome 14, Afil_fr2py, whole genome shotgun sequence genomic segment:
- the LOC140170168 gene encoding 1,25-dihydroxyvitamin D(3) 24-hydroxylase, mitochondrial-like, with the protein MMSFRTTVSVLGRNTQMLNVTTGSRFGCHKSCVSPSVATVFYSQDVHSNIPPVDCPMHNNNTDRNSQPNWQEKRRNKSTMVGTVKDIDITATQAESTQPFNEIPIPGGHEKGLMGILAPLYHAWRGKAFTKPHEYLFSCAKECGPIFRQNTLMGWVVNISDADGIEKVFRAVGKYPNRPMVKSWIEHRHDRNFALGIITSEHETWQRLRSAVSKGILKPGVLVSHVGSMHEVTLDLINKLRSIRKPDGVIPDIETELFKWAMESSATFVFDKRLNLITEKVLKKENQDFFDALQVIALESSKLWSLPEKVINNLPESRNPILKSNKAWDVLFAITKTYIDEKMGALARKADNGEDFDDGTFVAYMLTQNEITTEEIYGNVSEIFPASVDTTAHTTAWLIHEVSKHPEVQDKLYDELISINPENTTPTSEMLDSMTYLKATVKETQRLYPITLATARILDNDIVIKGYNIPKETHITTNFYTASRDPKLFDNPNEFKPERWLQNEKKYHPFASLPFGHGTRMCVGRRLAQQEMYLVLSELVRNFRLVSTKPNVGSNCGVTIHPESSVEPKLIDRRK; encoded by the exons ATGATGTCATTTCGAACGACAGTTTCTGTGTTGGGCAGAAACACGCAGATGTTAAACGTTACTACTGGATCACGATTTGGATGTCATAAGTCTTGCGTATCACCCAGTGTAGCGACAGTTTTTTACTCACAAG ATGTTCACAGCAATATTCCACCAGTGGACTGTCCAATGCACAACAACAACACCGATAGAAATAGTCAACCAAATTGGCAAGAGAAGCGACGGAATAAGAGTACCATGGTCGGCACAGTCAAAGACATTGACATCACTGCAACACAAGCTGAATCAACTCAACCTTTTAATGAGATCCCCATACCAG GTGGTCACGAGAAAGGTTTGATGGGCATCTTGGCTCCTTTGTACCATGCGTGGAGAGGCAAGGCATTTACTAAGCCACATGAATACTTGTTTAGCTGCGCCAAAGAATGTGGACCAATTTTCAG ACAGAACACGTTGATGGGCTGGGTCGTCAACATTTCGGATGCAGACGGTATTGAGAAAGTGTTTCGTGCAGTTGGTAAATACCCCAATAGACCAATGGTCAAAAGTTGGATCGagcatagacatgatagaaattTTGCTCTTGGGATAATAACAAG TGAGCATGAAACGTGGCAAAGATTGCGTTCCGCGGTAAGCAAAGGAATCTTGAAACCCGGTGTACTTGTATCACACGTGGGCTCTATGCATGAAGTAACCCTAGATCTTATCAACAAATTGAGATCAATTAGAAAACCAGACGGAGTCATTCCAGACATTGAGACAGAACTGTTCAAATGGGCCATGGAGT CATCGGCAACATTCGTTTTTGACAAAAGGCTGAACCTTATCACAGAGAAAGTcttaaagaaagaaaatcaagACTTCTTTGATGCTCTGCAAGTGATAGCATTGGAATCTTCAAAGTTATGGAGTCTTCCAGAAAAGGTTATCAACAACTTACCGGAGAGTCGAAACCCGATCCTTAAGTCCAATAAAGCATGGGATGTACTGTTTGCAATCA CAAAGACATATATTGATGAGAAGATGGGTGCACTAGCTAGAAAAGCAGACAATGGAGAGGATTTTGATGATGGAACATTTGTGGCATATATGCTGACCCAGAATGAGATAACAACAGAGGAAATCTACGGTAATGTGTCGGAAATATTTCCCGCTTCAGTGGATACG ACAGCACATACAACAGCATGGTTAATTCATGAAGTTTCTAAACATCCGGAAGTCCAAGACAAATTGTACGATGAATTAATAAGTATCAACCCTGAGAACACTACACCTACATCCGAAATGCTCGACAGTATGACATATCTAAAGGCAACAGTAAAAGAAACACAGAG acttTACCCAATCACTTTAGCTACTGCCCGGATTCTTGACAACGATATTGTAATCAAGGGATATAATATTCCTAAAGAA ACTCACATTACGACTAATTTCTACACGGCAAGTCGGGACCCTAAGCTTTTTGACAACCCAAATGAGTTTAAGCCTGAGCGTTGGCTACAAAACGAGAAAAAGTACCACCCGTTTGCTTCACTACCGTTTGGGCATGGAACCAGAATGTGTGTTG GTCGCCGATTGGCACAACAAGAGATGTATCTCGTCTTATCAGAG CTCGTCAGGAATTTCAGATTAGTTTCAACCAAACCAAATGTTGGCTCCAACTGTGGAGTAACGATTCATCCAGAATCATCGGTAGAACCCAAGTTGATTGATCGCCGAAAATAA